TGCCAGTGAATGAGCTAATGTATTCTAACACGGAAAGTAGCAAATGTAGAACAATTTGCATAGACACTCTCTTGTGGGGAAAGTGTGTCTATTTGTGTTGCATATggaatgtgtatatgtatgtgtgtatgcgtAGACGTGTGCACGTGCATGAGTGCGTAcgtacatgcatgtgcacatatgtgtatgtacatacgtATTTGCACGCGCATGAGTGCGTACATAGgtacgtgtgtgcacatgcttgAGTGTGTATGTAGATACgtgcgtgtgcatgcatatgtagatatgtgtgtgcacgcacacgaGTGCATAGATACGTGTGTGCACTTGCATGagtatgtatgtacatgtgcaTATAAGCGTACGtacatacgtgtgtgtatgtgcatgagtGCATATGTAGAtacatgtgtatgcacacacgagtgtgtgtatatacgtgtgtgcacacacgtgtgcgtATGTAtatacgtgtgtgcatgtgcaagtaCATAAATACGTGTGCGCAcacgcatgtgtgcatgcatatatacgtgtgtgcatgtgcatctgTGCAGAGATACGTGTGTGCACATATAGGAGTGCGTATATagacacatgtgtgtgcacacataagTGTGTACGTAGATACGTGTGTGCACGAATACGTACATACGTGTGTGCATATATGCGTACGTACATACgagtgtgcatgcacatgagtACGTATGTAGATACGTGTGTGCATATGTAGATGTGTTTGTACACGCGTGTGTACGTAgatacatgtgtgcacacgtgcatgtaTATGTagatacatgtgtgtgcatgtgagtgtgtatgtagatacatgtgtgtgcacgtgcatgagTATGTACATAgatacgtgtgtgcatgtgcctgtgtgcGTATGTAGATATGTGTGTGCactgcatgtatgtatatacgtGTGTGCACACGAGTGCGTGTGTAGATACGTGTGTGCACGCGCATGTGTGCATACGTAtacgtgtgtgcacgtgtagGTAGAGACACACTTCATGCGCTGAGTCCTGCCAGATACCTGACCCTGAACTGGGAATATAGgctgaagaaactgaagccctgGATGTGCAGACGCAGGAAGCTGGGTGCAGTCCTGCCTGCAGCCACACGGGGGCGCCCGCGGCCCTCAAACCACCAGGTGCCGGCGTTGAGCAGGGTGCTGGCTCCCACCCCTGTCCTGCGCCCCCTGcctgcacgccccccccccccgcccccactcccgTTCCCGTGAGAAGACTCACCCAAAGAAGCCCCGGAGGAAGGCCACGTAGATGAGGGGCGCAAAGAAGCTGAAGTAGAGAAATGTGGTGGCATCTACACAGCTGCAGGGCAGGAGGAGCAGTCAGGGAGCAGCCCCTCTAGATGGGGCCCGGGCttggcctccccctgcccccggcccaCCTACCAGAGCCCCTCGATGATGTCTGCGCAGAGCAGCGCGCTTCCCAGTCCCTGCAGCAGGTTGAGCAGTGCCAGGATAGCCGCATACACGTAGAAGCTCCTTCgcgctggggggcagggggccatgAGCTCCTGCCCTCACCTCCACCCTTCATCCCCAGCGTGTCACCTGAGACCCTTCTGGGGCCTCAGCAGGACACCCTCCCTCTCACCAAGGGCTCTGCAGCAGGGGAGTCACAGTGGTCCAAACAGACCCCTGCCCCACACCCAGCCCTATCCCAGAGCCACCCACCAGCTGCTTACACGGCAGGGAGATGCGCTCCTTCAGCGGGGTCTTGGGGAGCATGACCACCAGAGAGTAGACCTGCAGACACAAAGCAGGATTGAGGATGCTGGGGACCCCGGGCCCAGAGCAAGCCCAGTACCAGGACATCTAGGCCTCCGCCTTAGGCTCGGAGGCTCATCCAGCCACCCCAGGGTGCCGAGGcctgggaagcagggagggcaccCTCAGCCTcaccaggaagaagaaacaggagCTGACCAGCCAGAACTGGCGGCCCCCATGCCCGTAGATGTTGAAGTCCTCAGCAGACAGGTGGGCATCAGGGTACAGGATCTCCAGTGTCCCCTgtgggagcaggtggggaggggtctcaGTCTCCTGCCACCTGGGGGCCCCTGATACAAAGCACCCAGAGCTCTCCACCACCCCAAGCCCAGCTCCCCAGCCAGGCCTTCAGAGTTCCCTGCTCCCTGCCCGCCTAGCTCCTGGGGCTGGGACAGGGCTGGAACAGGGCTGGGCAAGACATAGTCCCTGTCACATCTAAGCAAGGAGTCTCCAGATGTATAGCTCTCAGTGGGGTCTGCACACCTGTATGTCCCCTACCTGGGCTGCCTGTCACTACAGCAGGTTCTAGGCATCCTCCCCTAACCAGCCTGGCCTATTGGATTGGACTTGGGGCTGCATGGGGGTGAAGGGGCAGACCCTGCCTTGTTAACAAGCACCCCAGGTGATTCCTTAGGCGCATTTAAAGTCTGATAGCACTGCACCTAATAAACATTCAAATCCGGGCCCAGAACCAGGGAGCAGTGGATGCATGGCCCTCAGTGACCCCTGGCCTCCTCCCGGGGCCCCCACAGCTGCAgctgccccacctcccctcttACCTGGGTGACAGAGTAGGCCAGGGACAGCACCGTGGTGATGGCCAGCACCCGCTTGATGCTTGACTTGCTCTCCAGGTGACCTGGAAGAAACGTGCTGGTCAGTGAGCGGGAGCTAGCCGGTGACCATTGGGGTCGGTGCCCGCTAGGGAGGGACGGGGAGAGCGCTGGCCCCAGCAGCACACGCACCGAAGGCAAGGCCCAGGATGACCACACTCAGCTCGATGGCCAACAGGAAGAAGCGGGTAATCTCCCACAGGATCTGGACACAGAGTGGGcagagggtcagcctgggggccTGGCCACCCCGCTCcccagcgccccgcccccgctcccgcccTTGTCGGCAGGCCCGGCCACACCTTATCAGCAACAGTCGCAGCATCCGAGGTGCTGACTGTCATGGACACCACGGCCCGGGCGATGCCCACCAGCGCCACCACGAACACCTGGTGGGCGAGAGTGAGGAGGCCATTATGGGGTCAGGGACAAGACCTCTGGGAATTGCAGGGCCTCTGCAGGAGTCTTGGATTCTTTGAGAATGGAagaattccaaaataaaagagtCAGGAGTGGGATGTGGAGAGGTGGGGAGATCCTCCACTGCTGGTGACCTCGGGCCTGGCCCTTCCCTctcgggcctcagtttcctggctCAGTGGCAGCCCTGGAATGGCTAGCAGGTATGCTGTGGACGGCTCAAATGCCAACCCTGCTGCTCCTGGCGTCTCTGACCTCAGCCGAGGACCCACACCTCCATGCCTGCCACTTCCTCACCTATGAAATGGGGCAAAACTAGCACCTACTGAATCTGATGGTTGGGAGGAGCGAATGGATAAGTACATGTAGCAGAAGCAGGCCTGGCACCTGGTAAGGGCTAGGCACATGCTTGCCTTTAGTGTCATATTAGCGCTCTTATTTCCAAGACAAGGGGGGAGGAGGCTGCAGGGAAGAAGTCTTCAGGGACTCGGAAAGGCTGCTGCCCCAGCACGTCTAGCAGAAGTGCCTGTGCTCAGCTTCGGTGGATCTTGTCGCCCCAGGATCCACTCCCTTCCTCTGGCAAtagcctccttcctctccctactGCTCACATGACTCAGGGGGCTGACACCCCCTCCTGGCTTCAGAGACTGGCCTGAAACCCAGGGCTGACCCTTTGGCACATGCCATTCCCTGATTTGCAGAGGGGGGTGGGACCCAAGGGAGTCTAGTAATAGGCACAGCCAGGACACCAGGTGCAGCCACTGGAAAAGGAAgctggctggggggggggggggggtagggggtaggggCCCAAGCCCAGAGCTGCTGGGGCTGCCCAGCTCCACCAGCATGAGACTGCTAGAGACATGGCCATCAGAGAGACTCCAGCTGAGCGGGAGACAAAGACTGTGCCCCCATAGCCTCCCAGAGCCCCTgaatccagccatgcctgaagcccTGGGACTTGTCAGATTCTCTATCAGTACGTTCCCTACAGCTTCTGTGAATTTAACTTTGGTTTTCTGACACATACAAACAGAAGAGTCCAAATCCATACATGGTCTGTGCTTTGTGCCACAAAAACCATGTCGAGGCCTTGGGGAGGCTGACGCCACTCAACAGGGCAGGTTGTAGGAGCAACAAACTGCCATGTGCCTCCTGTATGCCAAGCTGCCACCGAGCTAGAGCTACGCACGATGTATTCTGTGGTGCTAGTGGGAGTGCCCCAAGCTAACGCAGGCCCAGCACACATGACACAGGAAGGCCAAGCCCCGGGTCCAAGGTCACTCAGCACAGCTGAGGTTCGGGGCAGTCGGCATGAGTCTGTGCTCAGCACTGTCTCCTGAGCTCTCTAGAAAGAAGTCTCCCGAAATAGGAGGGCAGAGGCAGTGCTGGCCCTCTCTCATGTTCCTGGGCATTGGCCCTGGGCCCCTTCTCCGAACTCCACGCTCTGCCAGAAAGGGCATCTGCCTGTCTGCTGTATCTGTTACATAAATATAGTCACGAGTCAGAGAAgtgggggagagaagaaagaaggccTCAATGCCCACCCAGGGGGGGGGTCCAGGTGGCCCCCAGTCCCTGGGGCCTCCACCGGCAGCCTCCAAGGGGTCCCTGCAGCCTCACCTGCTCGCCCACTGGCAACTCCTCTGAGAAGTGCTGAGCCAGGCCATGAAGAGGGGGCCCAGAGAGCCAGAGCTGAGGCAGAGGGGAGGACTCCAGAGCCAGACAGCTGGTACCCGCACCTGGAGCCCACTCCTGGGGTGGCCTTCTCAACCACAGCCCTGCCACCTCCACCTTGGGCAGCCCACATTGGGGCCGCTGAATGATGAGAACTTGGGTCCTCCCAACAGGCAAGAAGTCTGCTCCAAGGAGGTCTCACAGAATGTGGGGATGGATGgctggatggacagatggaagTGGCAGTGGGCATCCTTCCAGCAGCCAGCATCTCCTCCCCCGCCCTCTATGAAGGACTCCCCAGTTTTCCTCCAGGGACCACCCCCCCCCAGTCCACATGGTCTGGCTCAACCGACCCCACCCTCCCTGCAGGGCGCAGTGACTGGCTCAGGGAGCAACCCAAGGTGGGCCAGTGAGAGGGAACCTTCTAGGTCtccaccagcagcaccaggacAGAGGTCCTCTTCCGCTGGCGCTGGCAGGGAGGCGGGATGTTAGCTCACAGCTGCTCTTGGCTATGTTGGACAGCAGGCAGGAAGAgcagagatgcagagaaacagAGCCCTGATGGTGTCCATCAACCCCCAGATCCAGCCACGTCTGAGGCTGGTTTTCAAGATAGAAGCAGTTACTGATTCCCTTTTTTTACCTAAGCCAGTTGGAGTTGGGTTTCTTTCACCAGTTGGAGTGAACTCACCAGGATATAGAAGGTGATAAAAATGGGGCTGGAGGTGACACGGATCTTGGCCCGAGCGAATGGAAGCTTCCAGAGCAGGAAGATGAAGAAGAGCACATTGGGGATGAGCAGCAAGAGGTCCCAGTACCGGACCCTAGCAGATGGGCACAGAAGCCAGCTGACCGGTAAGGTCACCCCGACTACCACCCACCACACTTGCACACATGCAGGCATGCACACGCGCACACCCACACGCATGGGGGAAGCCCACTTACACGCAGCCAGCCTGCCCTGCAGGGCCGTGGCCACCTCACCTGGAGGTGCCGATATCCTCGTAGAGCAGCAGCAGACAGCGATGCGGCACACTGATGTTGGGTGCcatgggtgggggcagggctgtgctcccatTGGCCCAGACCACCTCTTCCGGGGTGTCCATCCCACAAGCAGCCAGCCCTGGGGGAGTGACAGCCCCCACGTGAGGAGTGCCAGGGCTGTGTGGCCGTGGGGTCTCTGGTCCCAGGTTCCTAGTGGAACCTGAGAGCCACGACCTACATTGGGCTGGTGGGCCACACCCCCcacagcaggcagagggtgagCTGTGGCTCCCACACATGCCATAGCACAGTCCCCAGACAGGGGCTCAGTCCTCTACCTTGGCCTATCTCATGACCCCCAAACAGTAAACGCCACCCCCCAGTAACGGAGCCTTCCCCTCTGACAGGCACAGCAAAGCAAGCTACTCAGCGTGACCCCAGTTCATCCCtctgatcctggggactcagggGACAGGGAGCAGAGGGGTGAGGAGCCCCTGGAATGGGGCTAACAGCAGTGTCCACCCTGGAGGCTGTAGTGGGCACTGATGTGACATCTAGCACCTCCTACAGCCCACCCATGCCAGTCCTGAGTCCAGACCATACAGCCAATATAGGGCCCAGAGATAATGGTGTGCATCACACAGCCACCCAGCGCCAGAGGGGGCGTCACACACACCTCCGGTGGACCACCGCCCTGTCATCCTCTGCTCCACCCTGGAAAGGGAGATACAAATAGGGGACCAGGGGGCATGCACTGTGCCAAGGAGATACACAGGAAGTCTgtaagcagaggagagggaacGAGAGGCACTACAGAGGGGACCACCATAGAGGGGGCCACTGCAGAGAGAGCTGTGTCTGCAAAGGCAGGGATAGGGGCTGCGAGGAGAAATGGGAGTCAGCAGGGAGGCCAAGGGCCTCAAAATGAGAGGTTAAGAGTCcagcctaggggcacctgggtggctcagcagttgagcctctgccttcggctcagggtgtgaccccggggtcctgggatcaagttccacattgggctccctgcagagagcctgcttctccctctgcctgtgtctctgcctccctctctgaaggctctcatgaataaataaataaataatcttaaaaaaaaataaaaatagagtccAGCCTAGAAGATAGGAGAGCCAGTGGCCTGGGGCACTGGGAGCCACCTTGGACAAGGTGGGCTCCAGGCTGCTGGGCTCTCAGGGATAGGAGA
The nucleotide sequence above comes from Canis aureus isolate CA01 chromosome 19, VMU_Caureus_v.1.0, whole genome shotgun sequence. Encoded proteins:
- the TPRA1 gene encoding transmembrane protein adipocyte-associated 1 isoform X2, whose translation is MDTPEEVVWANGSTALPPPMAPNISVPHRCLLLLYEDIGTSRVRYWDLLLLIPNVLFFIFLLWKLPFARAKIRVTSSPIFITFYILVFVVALVGIARAVVSMTVSTSDAATVADKILWEITRFFLLAIELSVVILGLAFGHLESKSSIKRVLAITTVLSLAYSVTQGTLEILYPDAHLSAEDFNIYGHGGRQFWLVSSCFFFLVYSLVVMLPKTPLKERISLPSRRSFYVYAAILALLNLLQGLGSALLCADIIEGLCCVDATTFLYFSFFAPLIYVAFLRGFFGSEPKILFSYKCQVDETEEPDMHLPQPYAVARREGLETAGAASTQFDSAGGVAYLDDIASMPCHTGSINSTDSERWKAINT
- the TPRA1 gene encoding transmembrane protein adipocyte-associated 1 isoform X3 — encoded protein: MVEGPASTRALRAGCLWDGHPGRGGLGQWEHSPAPTHGTQHQCAASLSAAALRGYRHLQVFVVALVGIARAVVSMTVSTSDAATVADKILWEITRFFLLAIELSVVILGLAFGHLESKSSIKRVLAITTVLSLAYSVTQGTLEILYPDAHLSAEDFNIYGHGGRQFWLVSSCFFFLVYSLVVMLPKTPLKERISLPSRRSFYVYAAILALLNLLQGLGSALLCADIIEGLCCVDATTFLYFSFFAPLIYVAFLRGFFGSEPKILFSYKCQVDETEEPDMHLPQPYAVARREGLETAGAASTQFDSAGGVAYLDDIASMPCHTGSINSTDSERWKAINT
- the TPRA1 gene encoding transmembrane protein adipocyte-associated 1 isoform X1 translates to MDTPEEVVWANGSTALPPPMAPNISVPHRCLLLLYEDIGTSRVRYWDLLLLIPNVLFFIFLLWKLPFARAKIRVTSSPIFITFYILVFVVALVGIARAVVSMTVSTSDAATVADKILWEITRFFLLAIELSVVILGLAFGHLESKSSIKRVLAITTVLSLAYSVTQGTLEILYPDAHLSAEDFNIYGHGGRQFWLVYSLVVMLPKTPLKERISLPSRRSFYVYAAILALLNLLQGLGSALLCADIIEGLCCVDATTFLYFSFFAPLIYVAFLRGFFGSEPKILFSYKCQVDETEEPDMHLPQPYAVARREGLETAGAASTQFDSAGGVAYLDDIASMPCHTGSINSTDSERWKAINT